In a genomic window of Vibrio gigantis:
- a CDS encoding multidrug effflux MFS transporter, translating into MKKPQPVLGKTGMLFFLVIISAFPPLTIDLYLPALPQMVEVFNTDQSMVNLTLSTYFVTYAIGLLFWGPLSEKFGRKPILLIGLASYMVASVICAMTNSIEQLIGARIFQAFAGSAITVIATAIVKDLYDGREREKIMATIMSLVIIAPMIAPVFGAFLLKIASWRMMFVTLAVFGAFASVLACCYRETLETKYQGSMFRSWGRMGIVMKNRSFIKLLVIFSITPMALMGFLAAGSYIYINHFGLTEQQFSYAFAFNALCASFGPTIYMKLSYRMSVQKVISGCFALLAIAGIFTLTFGDQSPWFFMFIAAPATLMVIIMRVPGTNLMLNQQDHDTGSAVALIQFFSMICGSLGMVLVSIRPDSLIENLGFIQLSVGALGGLMWLMVRNKEYVTTKLN; encoded by the coding sequence TTGAAGAAACCACAACCAGTACTGGGTAAGACCGGTATGCTATTTTTCCTCGTTATCATCAGTGCGTTTCCTCCATTGACCATCGACCTTTATTTGCCAGCGCTTCCGCAAATGGTTGAGGTGTTCAATACCGATCAATCGATGGTTAATCTAACTCTAAGCACCTACTTCGTGACTTATGCCATCGGTCTGTTGTTCTGGGGACCGCTGAGCGAAAAATTTGGCCGCAAGCCTATCCTGTTGATTGGCTTAGCAAGCTATATGGTCGCAAGCGTGATATGCGCAATGACCAACAGCATCGAGCAATTGATTGGTGCTCGCATCTTTCAAGCTTTTGCAGGCAGTGCCATCACGGTTATTGCTACCGCCATTGTGAAAGACCTTTATGACGGACGAGAACGTGAGAAGATCATGGCGACTATCATGTCACTGGTGATCATCGCGCCAATGATCGCGCCTGTATTTGGTGCCTTTCTACTGAAAATTGCTTCTTGGCGAATGATGTTTGTCACTCTCGCCGTGTTTGGTGCATTTGCTTCAGTTCTAGCTTGCTGCTATCGAGAAACACTCGAAACCAAATACCAAGGTTCTATGTTCCGCTCATGGGGAAGAATGGGCATAGTCATGAAAAATCGTTCGTTCATCAAACTACTGGTCATTTTTTCTATCACACCGATGGCGTTGATGGGCTTTCTTGCGGCGGGGTCTTATATTTACATCAATCACTTTGGATTGACCGAACAACAGTTTAGTTACGCATTCGCTTTCAATGCGTTGTGCGCCTCATTTGGGCCGACAATTTACATGAAGTTGTCCTATCGAATGTCGGTTCAAAAGGTCATCTCAGGATGTTTTGCGTTGTTGGCGATAGCAGGAATCTTTACGCTAACCTTTGGCGACCAGTCCCCTTGGTTCTTTATGTTTATCGCAGCACCAGCGACGCTGATGGTTATCATCATGCGAGTACCCGGCACTAACTTAATGCTGAACCAACAAGACCACGACACCGGCTCTGCGGTTGCACTGATTCAGTTCTTTAGCATGATCTGTGGCTCATTAGGCATGGTGTTAGTTTCAATCCGCCCAGACTCGCTGATTGAAAACCTAGGCTTTATCCAATTATCCGTTGGCGCCCTAGGCGGCTTGATGTGGCTAATGGTTAGAAACAAAGAGTATGTAACGACAAAGCTGAATTAA
- a CDS encoding AraC family transcriptional regulator, giving the protein MSQTPKAIGSTSNAITLEIEQRPAVVVPKSYPNGFVIDWHFHRYHQLVCASSGVMAVETENDLWLIPPQRAVWVPAYQKHMVYMYGDAEMKNLYLHQDIDLDLPSESCVLNISAMLREIINHLSESAEQAAQDTFSQPYRNLIQVVLDQLKVAPQASVNIPVPSDKRLVPICEAILQDPASNQSLKEWAELANVSSRTLSRMFRSDLGMSFIDYRQQARLFSALKLLANNQPVTTVALSCGFSSLSAFNQLFKLNFGVTPGKFFSAPLLTA; this is encoded by the coding sequence ATGAGCCAAACACCCAAAGCCATCGGTTCGACCTCAAACGCCATTACCTTGGAAATCGAGCAACGACCTGCAGTCGTAGTTCCCAAGTCATATCCGAATGGGTTTGTTATCGACTGGCATTTTCACCGTTATCATCAATTAGTGTGTGCAAGCAGTGGTGTTATGGCGGTAGAAACAGAAAATGACTTGTGGCTGATTCCACCACAACGCGCGGTTTGGGTCCCTGCTTATCAAAAACACATGGTCTACATGTATGGTGATGCCGAGATGAAGAACCTCTACCTGCATCAAGACATCGATCTCGACTTACCCAGTGAAAGTTGTGTGCTTAACATATCGGCCATGCTGAGGGAGATCATCAATCACCTTTCTGAGTCTGCCGAACAGGCTGCTCAAGATACCTTCAGTCAGCCTTATCGAAACTTGATACAAGTGGTGTTGGATCAGCTGAAAGTCGCACCTCAAGCCTCTGTGAATATTCCGGTACCTTCCGATAAACGGTTAGTTCCGATCTGCGAAGCGATCTTACAAGATCCTGCAAGTAACCAATCACTAAAGGAATGGGCAGAACTAGCCAACGTCAGCAGTCGAACGTTGAGCCGTATGTTTAGAAGTGATTTAGGGATGTCTTTTATCGATTATCGACAGCAAGCTAGATTGTTTAGCGCTTTGAAATTACTGGCAAATAATCAACCCGTAACGACCGTTGCTTTAAGTTGTGGTTTTTCCAGTCTAAGTGCTTTCAATCAGCTCTTTAAACTCAACTTTGGAGTCACTCCAGGTAAGTTTTTCAGTGCCCCTTTGTTGACTGCATGA
- a CDS encoding cysteine hydrolase family protein, with amino-acid sequence MKNTALLLIDFQNDYFPSYEDAKWPLSETEKAAEKGAQLLSAFRDKQLPVVHVRHEFPTNDAPFFLPESDGAQIHSSVAPREGEPVIVKHQINSFRDTELNKVLKEQGVEKLIIVGAMSHMCIDAVTRAATDLGYECHVAHDACTTLDMEFNGVKVPAAHVHAAFMAALSFGYCNVATASELESQL; translated from the coding sequence ATGAAGAACACAGCCCTACTACTTATCGACTTTCAAAATGACTATTTCCCTTCATACGAAGATGCAAAATGGCCACTATCTGAAACAGAAAAAGCAGCCGAAAAAGGTGCACAGTTATTATCAGCTTTCAGAGATAAGCAACTTCCTGTGGTTCATGTACGTCATGAGTTTCCGACGAATGATGCTCCGTTCTTCTTGCCAGAATCAGACGGTGCTCAAATCCACAGCAGCGTGGCTCCGCGAGAAGGTGAGCCAGTCATCGTAAAGCATCAAATCAACAGCTTTAGAGATACAGAACTGAACAAAGTGCTAAAAGAGCAAGGCGTTGAAAAACTGATCATCGTTGGCGCAATGAGCCACATGTGTATTGATGCCGTGACTCGTGCAGCAACCGATTTAGGCTATGAATGCCACGTAGCGCATGATGCTTGCACAACCTTAGACATGGAGTTCAATGGCGTTAAGGTTCCAGCAGCGCATGTCCATGCCGCATTCATGGCTGCACTGAGCTTTGGTTATTGCAATGTCGCGACAGCCAGTGAGCTAGAAAGCCAACTTTAG
- a CDS encoding Na+/H+ antiporter NhaC family protein: MSNSKNSNAVIAPSAVALIPLIVFLTLFIGVGTYLSLQGVDFAFYQLPAPIAALPAVMLALLLSKDKLNRAIEQFLSGVGHKDIIAMCMIYLLAGAFAAVAKASGGVDATVNLGLSAIPTSMILPGIFLISAFIATAMGTSMGTIAAVAPVALGIADSAGMSIPLTAGVVLSGAMFGDNLSIISDTTIAATRSQGCEMRDKFKENIRIALPAALIAIVIFAFNSTATQVPETGAIEWLKVLPYITILILAVSGMNVFVVLTIGILLAGGVSLGSLENYGLTDYAQDIYAGFGNMQEIFLLSMLIGGLSELMRRQGGLAFLTNLVSGLIRAFGSSHSKQANGRASELGIAGLVSMVNMCTANNTVAIIVSGSVARQLAEENDVSPRRSASLLDIFSCVIQGVLPYGAQVLLLGSVFNLSPLEIVSNSYYCFALAIVAVVAVFIKHPARQTATA; this comes from the coding sequence ATGTCCAATTCAAAAAATTCTAATGCGGTCATTGCCCCTTCGGCAGTGGCGCTTATCCCTCTGATTGTGTTCCTTACGCTGTTCATTGGCGTAGGTACCTACCTGTCGTTGCAAGGCGTCGATTTTGCTTTCTATCAGCTTCCAGCTCCGATTGCGGCTCTACCTGCTGTGATGTTGGCGCTGCTGTTGAGCAAAGATAAATTGAACCGTGCTATCGAACAGTTCTTAAGTGGAGTCGGTCACAAAGACATTATTGCAATGTGTATGATCTACCTATTGGCAGGTGCTTTTGCGGCGGTTGCTAAGGCTTCTGGTGGTGTGGATGCGACGGTAAACCTTGGTTTATCGGCAATCCCGACGAGCATGATTCTGCCGGGTATCTTCCTAATTTCTGCTTTCATCGCAACAGCAATGGGTACGTCGATGGGCACCATCGCGGCGGTAGCCCCTGTTGCACTGGGCATTGCTGATTCAGCTGGCATGAGCATTCCACTGACAGCGGGCGTTGTTTTAAGTGGCGCGATGTTTGGTGACAACCTATCAATCATCTCTGATACCACGATTGCTGCTACGCGCTCGCAAGGCTGTGAGATGAGAGACAAGTTTAAAGAGAATATCCGTATTGCACTTCCTGCTGCACTTATCGCGATTGTTATCTTTGCTTTTAACAGCACGGCAACTCAAGTGCCAGAAACGGGTGCTATTGAGTGGCTGAAAGTACTGCCGTACATCACCATTTTGATTCTTGCAGTATCAGGTATGAACGTGTTTGTTGTGCTAACCATCGGTATCTTACTGGCGGGTGGCGTTAGCTTAGGTTCTCTGGAGAACTACGGTTTAACGGATTACGCGCAAGATATCTATGCTGGCTTTGGCAACATGCAGGAAATTTTCTTACTGTCGATGCTGATCGGTGGTTTGAGCGAGCTGATGCGTCGCCAAGGTGGATTAGCGTTCCTGACTAACTTAGTGAGCGGCTTGATTCGCGCATTTGGCTCTTCTCACTCTAAGCAAGCAAATGGCCGCGCAAGTGAGCTAGGCATCGCAGGCTTGGTGTCAATGGTGAACATGTGTACTGCAAACAACACAGTAGCGATCATTGTCTCTGGTAGTGTTGCTCGTCAATTAGCAGAAGAGAACGACGTATCTCCACGTCGCTCTGCAAGCTTATTGGATATTTTCTCTTGTGTGATTCAAGGCGTGTTGCCTTACGGTGCGCAGGTATTGTTATTAGGTTCGGTATTTAACCTATCGCCGTTAGAGATCGTTTCTAACTCATACTACTGTTTCGCATTGGCTATCGTGGCTGTTGTCGCTGTGTTTATCAAACATCCAGCGCGTCAAACTGCAACAGCATAA
- a CDS encoding helix-turn-helix domain-containing protein, protein MLAIPLPFVAALLLLMTGVLLRCRYPQTSQKPFWFIILCALMVTVVGLRWTFDITLFRFLQPILGACVPVAAWLCFSGAHRSQSSTHLHWLGPIAVLVGSLFYMRLWAGTLDVLLILLYLGYGSLLLKSSLRVPEQVRLTDVSKVLVAERVAGVMLLFSALVDSALSFDILLLDAQHTNLILSISYLVLIPAIVSAVIVVSMSTPVEEKTIQVQAVSAMSQRSPEEVDTSTTLASSLDEDQAEEATQIMAKFDALMRDHQVFKDPDLSLNRLARKLGIPARKISSAVNQTHQQNISKVINAYRIEHAKTRLKQTDEAITEIFLSSGFQTKSNFNREFSRITGQNPSEFRSSPQVLD, encoded by the coding sequence ATGCTTGCCATTCCTTTACCATTTGTCGCGGCGCTGTTGTTATTGATGACAGGTGTGCTGCTTCGATGCCGTTACCCACAAACCAGTCAAAAGCCATTTTGGTTTATCATTCTGTGCGCGTTGATGGTGACGGTAGTGGGCCTTCGGTGGACGTTTGATATTACGTTGTTTCGCTTCTTACAACCCATTCTCGGTGCCTGTGTTCCTGTGGCGGCTTGGCTCTGTTTTTCGGGAGCTCATCGAAGCCAATCCAGTACACATTTGCATTGGCTAGGCCCGATTGCTGTTTTAGTTGGCTCACTTTTCTATATGCGACTCTGGGCGGGAACTCTTGATGTATTGCTGATCTTGCTCTATCTCGGATATGGTAGCTTGCTGCTGAAGTCGTCGCTGCGCGTACCGGAACAAGTGCGGCTGACCGATGTATCGAAAGTGTTGGTTGCTGAACGAGTTGCAGGTGTAATGCTGCTATTCTCAGCCTTGGTTGATAGTGCGCTTTCTTTCGATATCTTGCTGTTGGATGCGCAGCACACCAATCTGATCTTATCGATTAGTTACCTTGTCCTTATTCCAGCCATTGTGTCCGCTGTGATAGTGGTCAGTATGAGCACGCCTGTCGAAGAAAAAACTATTCAGGTGCAGGCTGTATCTGCCATGTCACAACGCTCTCCAGAAGAGGTCGATACATCGACTACACTCGCGAGCAGCTTAGATGAAGACCAAGCAGAAGAGGCCACGCAGATCATGGCTAAGTTCGATGCATTAATGAGAGATCACCAAGTATTCAAGGATCCTGACCTGTCTCTCAATCGCTTGGCACGAAAGCTGGGCATTCCTGCTCGCAAGATATCGTCTGCGGTTAATCAAACTCACCAACAGAACATTTCGAAGGTGATTAACGCCTATCGGATTGAACACGCTAAGACTCGCTTGAAGCAAACTGATGAAGCGATAACTGAGATCTTCCTAAGTTCAGGCTTTCAGACCAAGTCGAATTTTAATAGGGAGTTTTCAAGGATAACTGGGCAAAATCCGAGTGAGTTTCGAAGTTCGCCACAAGTCTTAGATTGA
- a CDS encoding hydratase — MTSVFEQAAKELLSRRTAGTKAPRLIEQYRPTSLDDALAIQEAMIEIRADRVGGWKCLLPLAENKFIVAPIFADNVQQGDACELFADTGSVPGKGVARVEPEIAFVLTKSLPANPKGYSEAQINDAIGSCRMALELIQSRFADDSGAEFYEVLADCLANQGLFLGPEIEKDKAFAAAKVEVAITQAGKVQAFSGTHPNALAQNPVYWLIDTMTKRGVSFEAGEAIITGSYCGVVELDFDELTTVAYDGIGEYQVTFTQKR; from the coding sequence ATGACAAGTGTATTTGAGCAGGCGGCTAAAGAGTTATTAAGCCGTCGCACAGCGGGAACTAAAGCGCCAAGATTAATCGAACAATATCGCCCAACCAGTTTAGATGATGCGTTAGCCATTCAAGAAGCAATGATTGAAATTCGCGCAGATAGAGTGGGGGGCTGGAAGTGTCTGTTACCTCTTGCAGAAAATAAATTTATCGTAGCGCCTATTTTCGCTGACAACGTGCAGCAAGGAGATGCTTGTGAACTGTTCGCAGACACAGGGTCTGTGCCAGGCAAAGGGGTAGCCCGAGTTGAGCCAGAAATCGCTTTTGTGCTGACTAAGTCATTGCCTGCGAACCCAAAAGGTTACAGCGAAGCACAAATCAATGATGCAATTGGTTCATGTCGTATGGCGTTGGAGTTGATTCAATCTCGCTTTGCTGATGACAGTGGTGCAGAGTTTTACGAAGTTTTAGCCGATTGCTTGGCAAACCAAGGCCTATTTCTTGGTCCTGAAATAGAGAAAGATAAAGCGTTTGCGGCTGCCAAGGTCGAAGTTGCTATAACTCAAGCTGGAAAAGTACAGGCATTTTCTGGCACCCACCCTAACGCATTAGCTCAAAATCCCGTTTACTGGTTGATCGATACGATGACCAAGCGTGGAGTCAGTTTTGAAGCGGGTGAGGCAATCATTACAGGGTCTTACTGTGGTGTGGTTGAGCTTGACTTCGATGAGCTAACAACCGTTGCTTATGATGGCATCGGAGAGTACCAAGTGACTTTCACACAAAAGCGCTAA
- a CDS encoding MFS transporter produces the protein MKRLLNSLSLNLGHGLNHYVLLIFPSAVLTLHLEWGMGYAELLSVGSAAMIVYGVMSLPVGWLADYWSRTGLMKAFFFGTGTAAIATGFAQDAFQISVGLCVIGFFASIYHPVGTALVFGSAEKTGRAIAVNGLYGNLGLALAAVVTAYLSQTLSWRLSFILPGVVCILVGIVYSYVCDVKACLHKGKQNNNTHNLAANKIARLIACIGLIAFVGGLVFQTTATSLPKVLNTQLTSSIGFSGALTTFIFVCAAFIQLSIGELIERMSVKKLLILITGCQLVFLLLTTVVQGWWLIPVFMGLMLSTYAQIPVNDWLIGHYSAPAWRSRIYALKYTLSFSTAPIAYWLISSVYSATAGFASMFLILAVGMLTAVSVALLIPNLSTQEYKTEEEQAIESR, from the coding sequence ATGAAGCGTTTACTCAATTCGTTATCTCTCAATCTTGGCCACGGTCTCAATCATTATGTTTTGCTTATTTTCCCAAGTGCAGTGCTGACGCTGCATTTAGAGTGGGGGATGGGCTACGCCGAGCTATTGAGCGTTGGCAGTGCAGCAATGATTGTTTACGGCGTGATGTCTTTACCAGTAGGTTGGCTTGCCGACTATTGGAGCCGCACAGGATTAATGAAGGCATTCTTTTTTGGTACAGGTACAGCGGCAATTGCGACTGGGTTTGCCCAAGATGCTTTTCAAATTAGCGTTGGCCTGTGTGTTATCGGCTTCTTCGCCTCTATCTATCATCCCGTTGGCACTGCACTTGTTTTCGGTTCTGCTGAAAAAACAGGTAGAGCGATTGCCGTGAATGGCCTGTATGGCAATCTGGGGTTAGCGCTAGCAGCAGTAGTGACGGCGTATTTATCACAGACACTTTCTTGGAGGCTGTCATTTATTCTCCCCGGTGTTGTCTGCATTTTGGTTGGTATTGTCTACAGCTATGTTTGCGACGTTAAAGCTTGTCTGCACAAGGGCAAGCAAAATAACAACACGCATAATCTTGCTGCTAATAAGATTGCTCGTCTAATCGCCTGTATTGGACTGATAGCTTTTGTCGGTGGTCTTGTTTTTCAAACCACAGCAACATCTCTGCCTAAGGTGTTGAACACTCAACTGACTTCATCAATTGGTTTCTCAGGGGCTTTAACGACGTTCATTTTTGTATGTGCAGCTTTTATCCAGTTGTCGATCGGCGAACTGATTGAGCGCATGTCAGTCAAAAAGCTGTTGATATTGATTACGGGCTGCCAGTTGGTGTTTTTGTTATTGACGACTGTGGTGCAGGGGTGGTGGCTTATCCCCGTGTTTATGGGGTTGATGCTTAGCACCTATGCGCAAATCCCGGTTAATGACTGGTTGATTGGGCACTACTCCGCACCAGCGTGGCGTTCTAGAATCTATGCTCTCAAATACACCTTGAGCTTCAGTACCGCCCCAATTGCTTATTGGCTTATTTCTTCTGTCTACTCAGCAACAGCAGGATTTGCGTCGATGTTTTTGATACTAGCGGTTGGGATGCTCACCGCGGTGTCCGTTGCCTTGTTGATTCCGAATTTAAGTACGCAAGAATACAAAACTGAAGAAGAGCAAGCTATCGAAAGCCGATAG
- a CDS encoding GlxA family transcriptional regulator: MAIVTKSVKVEIIDYPGSLQSAVFGVKEFLQMANSLDSESETVQFQVDIKPYGDLSVSSANSNEESKADIILLPPNLDGSYYLERDDRLTDYLIESHQKGAILCSACAGVFILAQTGLLEGRTVTTHWQAQQLFSELHTEIKVDIDKILIDDDDIITAGGLMSWMDLALFILTKYTTPTNTRNLGKYLVLDTGLREQRYYQSFVPNYAHGNDKIVSVQRFIQKNHHLPLTLDQLAEEAFMTRRTFIRQFTKATTLTPINYIQHVRVQSACELLESSHKPVEQISYLVGYEDVNSFRKVFMKIIGLTPSRFRSRFLSEE, encoded by the coding sequence ATGGCAATAGTGACAAAATCAGTAAAGGTCGAAATTATCGATTACCCAGGCTCTCTGCAGAGCGCTGTGTTTGGAGTAAAAGAGTTTCTTCAGATGGCGAACAGCCTTGATTCTGAAAGTGAAACGGTTCAGTTCCAGGTTGATATTAAGCCTTATGGCGACTTATCGGTTTCATCGGCCAACTCAAATGAAGAATCTAAAGCCGATATCATTTTATTGCCGCCAAACCTAGATGGCAGTTACTACCTAGAGCGTGATGATAGGCTAACGGATTATTTGATTGAGTCTCATCAAAAGGGTGCAATATTGTGCTCAGCGTGTGCAGGCGTGTTCATTCTTGCTCAAACCGGATTACTGGAAGGGCGAACCGTCACTACGCACTGGCAAGCTCAACAATTGTTTTCGGAGTTACATACTGAGATTAAAGTCGATATCGACAAAATCCTGATCGATGACGATGACATCATTACTGCTGGTGGTTTGATGTCGTGGATGGATTTGGCTCTGTTTATCCTGACGAAATACACGACGCCGACTAATACGCGTAATTTGGGTAAGTATCTGGTGTTGGATACGGGGTTGAGAGAGCAGCGCTACTACCAAAGTTTTGTGCCTAACTATGCTCATGGGAATGACAAGATTGTCTCAGTGCAGCGCTTTATTCAAAAGAATCACCACCTTCCTTTGACACTTGATCAATTGGCGGAGGAAGCCTTTATGACGCGAAGAACCTTTATTCGACAATTTACTAAAGCGACGACCTTGACTCCGATTAACTATATTCAACATGTGCGTGTTCAAAGTGCGTGTGAGCTACTGGAAAGTTCCCATAAACCAGTAGAACAAATCAGCTACTTAGTTGGGTATGAAGACGTTAATAGCTTTCGAAAAGTCTTTATGAAAATCATTGGTTTAACGCCATCAAGGTTTCGCTCTAGATTTTTATCTGAGGAATGA
- a CDS encoding RluA family pseudouridine synthase yields MHSSKPTHDSENSHTPEHCFTRFQQSIESYSLPERFTFPFYYEPHPLCEIASQQLQQYLEAQTDWQHDFGLDSDSGRGKMFGVLLVKSPEGELGYFSAFSGKIADQNLLPHFVPPVFDMLSSDSFFHQDTADMMAVNAKFKALQVNTEYLELCEQLAQQKAQAEQEIETQRLLIIEGRKTRKEQREQGKANLDEQAFEQLNNELNKASVADKNQQKYLKLNWEQALNELQSKVDVFTTQLAELKEQRAHLSHQLQHKLFSQYAFQNAEGNVEDLNQIFENTPNKIPPAGSGECAAPKLLQYAYLNGYTPLALAEFWWGRSPKSEIRKHKKYYASCQSKCVPILGHMMKGLEVDPNPLLENPAEGKDLDILFQDEHIVVVHKPAGFLSVPGKTIKDSAYTRVQEMHPNVEGPFVIHRLDMATSGILIFALTRRANKSLQKQFITREVEKRYVAMIEGVLAEDEGYVRLPLRGDLYDRPRQIVCFEHGKPAETKWEVIERNQETTKVYLHPKTGRTHQLRVHCSHEEGLNMPIVGDGLYGNKADRLHLHAERLALHHPVTKEWMEFQFDAEF; encoded by the coding sequence ATGCACTCATCTAAACCAACGCACGACTCAGAAAACAGCCACACACCTGAGCATTGCTTCACTCGTTTTCAACAGTCGATCGAGTCATATTCGTTGCCTGAACGTTTCACATTTCCGTTCTACTATGAACCGCACCCATTGTGTGAGATCGCCTCTCAACAGCTTCAACAATATCTAGAAGCTCAAACCGATTGGCAGCATGACTTCGGGCTAGATTCTGACTCTGGTCGCGGCAAAATGTTTGGTGTGTTACTGGTGAAAAGCCCTGAAGGTGAATTAGGGTACTTCTCTGCTTTCTCTGGAAAAATCGCTGACCAAAACCTACTGCCTCACTTTGTGCCACCGGTATTTGACATGCTGAGCAGCGACAGCTTTTTCCATCAAGACACGGCTGACATGATGGCTGTGAATGCGAAATTTAAAGCACTACAAGTAAACACTGAATATCTCGAACTGTGTGAACAATTAGCACAGCAGAAAGCACAAGCTGAGCAAGAGATTGAAACTCAACGTTTATTGATTATTGAAGGTCGAAAAACACGAAAAGAACAACGTGAACAGGGCAAAGCAAACCTTGATGAGCAAGCTTTCGAACAGCTCAATAACGAGCTTAACAAAGCCAGCGTTGCCGACAAAAACCAACAAAAATACCTAAAACTCAATTGGGAACAGGCCCTAAATGAGCTTCAAAGCAAAGTGGATGTGTTTACGACTCAACTGGCTGAGCTAAAAGAGCAAAGAGCGCACCTTTCTCATCAGCTTCAACACAAGTTGTTTTCACAATACGCTTTCCAAAATGCGGAAGGCAATGTCGAAGACCTTAACCAGATCTTCGAAAACACGCCAAACAAAATTCCACCAGCAGGCTCTGGCGAGTGTGCTGCGCCTAAGTTGCTGCAATATGCGTACTTGAATGGCTACACGCCATTGGCATTGGCTGAATTTTGGTGGGGTCGCTCACCGAAATCAGAAATCCGTAAGCACAAGAAATACTACGCCTCTTGCCAAAGTAAGTGTGTGCCGATTTTAGGTCACATGATGAAAGGTCTAGAAGTCGATCCAAACCCATTACTAGAGAACCCAGCAGAAGGCAAAGACCTCGATATTCTGTTTCAAGATGAACATATCGTTGTAGTGCACAAGCCAGCAGGTTTTCTATCTGTACCGGGAAAAACCATTAAAGATTCTGCCTACACACGCGTTCAAGAAATGCATCCAAACGTTGAGGGGCCATTTGTTATTCACCGTTTGGACATGGCGACGTCAGGCATTCTAATCTTCGCTCTCACACGACGCGCGAATAAGAGCTTACAGAAACAGTTCATTACTCGTGAAGTCGAGAAGCGTTATGTCGCAATGATTGAAGGCGTTCTAGCAGAAGATGAAGGTTATGTTCGACTGCCATTACGTGGTGACTTGTATGATCGCCCTCGTCAGATTGTCTGCTTTGAGCACGGTAAACCTGCAGAAACCAAATGGGAAGTGATTGAGCGAAACCAAGAAACAACCAAGGTTTATCTGCACCCGAAAACTGGCCGTACGCACCAATTGCGCGTTCACTGTTCACACGAAGAAGGGCTTAACATGCCTATCGTTGGTGACGGCTTGTATGGCAACAAAGCTGACCGACTGCACCTACATGCTGAAAGGCTGGCGCTACACCACCCTGTGACCAAAGAATGGATGGAGTTCCAGTTCGACGCTGAATTCTAA
- a CDS encoding alpha/beta hydrolase family protein, protein MKWTHLLFTSLLFLSSSAIASGVGFTQVTLNDDPNRPLNTAIWYPTRDASDITLIGDNPAFIGTQVIKDADIQSGTFPVILLSHGYRGNWRNQNWLATKLASKGYIVAAADHPGTTSFDHSPKQAAKWWERPKDVSRILDYLLSETQWKQSANAENVTAIGHSLGGWTVMQLAGAKMDRPTFEANCLNYPNPRTCGLAEELGLDEVQAAEPNNKDLSDPRIQRVVSLDLGLARSFSIVSLNAIKVPTLILAAGIDIGDLPQALESGYIAEQVPLNSRRYKVYEKATHFSFIQGCKPGAIAMLNEEVPGDGIICKDGIGTSRDQLHQLFFNDIVNFLN, encoded by the coding sequence ATGAAATGGACACATTTACTGTTCACATCCCTGCTTTTCCTTAGCAGCTCAGCCATCGCTTCCGGTGTCGGATTCACTCAAGTCACCTTAAATGACGATCCTAATCGCCCGCTAAACACTGCCATTTGGTATCCCACAAGAGATGCATCAGACATAACCTTAATTGGCGATAACCCCGCCTTCATCGGTACACAAGTCATCAAAGATGCAGACATTCAATCAGGCACTTTTCCAGTAATACTACTATCGCACGGCTACCGAGGGAACTGGCGCAATCAAAACTGGTTAGCGACCAAACTTGCGAGTAAAGGCTACATCGTAGCGGCCGCTGACCATCCGGGAACCACCTCTTTCGACCATTCTCCAAAGCAAGCAGCAAAATGGTGGGAAAGACCAAAAGATGTATCACGTATTCTGGACTACTTGTTATCCGAAACTCAATGGAAGCAATCTGCTAACGCTGAAAATGTTACAGCAATCGGACATTCATTGGGTGGCTGGACAGTAATGCAACTGGCGGGAGCGAAAATGGATAGACCAACCTTTGAGGCGAATTGTCTCAACTATCCCAACCCACGAACTTGTGGGCTTGCTGAAGAGCTAGGGCTAGACGAAGTCCAAGCTGCAGAGCCAAACAATAAAGATCTTTCAGATCCAAGAATTCAACGTGTAGTCAGCCTTGATTTAGGGCTTGCTCGCAGCTTTTCAATCGTTAGCTTAAATGCCATTAAAGTGCCAACCTTGATACTGGCAGCTGGGATCGATATTGGAGATCTTCCTCAAGCATTAGAGTCTGGCTATATTGCCGAACAGGTACCACTGAACTCGAGACGCTACAAAGTCTATGAAAAAGCCACCCATTTCAGCTTCATTCAAGGCTGTAAACCAGGTGCTATAGCCATGCTGAATGAAGAAGTGCCAGGGGATGGTATTATTTGTAAAGATGGCATTGGTACATCACGCGACCAGTTACATCAATTGTTCTTCAATGACATCGTTAACTTTCTGAATTGA